From a single Chloroflexota bacterium genomic region:
- a CDS encoding cysteine--tRNA ligase, with protein sequence MKLYNTLSGRKEKFTTADNTVGMYVCGITPYAPSHIGHAMMSVVFDVVRRYLEFKGYAVKHIQNFTDVDDKIITAANENGISTEELAETNIAQYHDEMDTLNVLRAHVYPRATTEIPAIVSMIASLEEQGYAYNVNGDVYFRVGRKEDYGKLSRRSAEDLLYGARVEVDEAKEDPRDFALWKSQKPGEPAWDSPWGAGRPGWHIECSAMSMRYLPDGVDIHGGGQDLIFPHHENEIAQSESFSQTQPFARFWMHNGLLSINEDKMSKSIGNVITVSEALSRFSPPALRLFFLSSHYRSPLVYSTQNINAQERAIERIRNAAAPRDGSANGEVLDASKYRSVFVEAMDDDFSTPRALAAIFDLSREINRAAEQSKDVSAAQQTLRELVDILGIDIEHQAEDSGGDIAPFVELLVDIRAELRSAKQFALADKIRDELTERGVTLEDSSSGTEWRYRAPSQAG encoded by the coding sequence ATGAAACTGTACAATACCCTCTCCGGCCGCAAGGAGAAGTTCACCACCGCAGACAACACCGTTGGGATGTATGTGTGCGGAATCACCCCTTACGCTCCCTCTCACATTGGCCACGCGATGATGTCCGTCGTCTTCGATGTCGTGCGGCGATACCTAGAATTCAAGGGATACGCCGTTAAGCACATCCAGAATTTCACGGATGTTGACGACAAAATCATCACGGCTGCGAACGAAAACGGCATCTCCACAGAAGAACTCGCGGAGACCAATATCGCACAGTATCACGACGAGATGGACACGCTGAATGTGCTGCGCGCGCATGTTTACCCCAGGGCGACTACCGAGATTCCCGCGATTGTCAGCATGATCGCATCGCTGGAAGAGCAAGGCTACGCGTACAATGTGAACGGCGATGTGTACTTCCGAGTCGGGCGCAAGGAGGACTACGGCAAGCTCAGCCGGCGCAGCGCAGAAGACCTGCTCTATGGCGCGCGCGTCGAGGTGGACGAGGCGAAGGAAGACCCGCGCGACTTTGCGCTGTGGAAATCGCAAAAGCCTGGCGAACCCGCATGGGACAGCCCGTGGGGCGCCGGACGACCCGGCTGGCATATCGAGTGCAGCGCAATGTCCATGCGCTACCTCCCAGATGGTGTGGACATTCACGGCGGCGGGCAGGACCTAATCTTCCCGCACCACGAGAACGAGATTGCGCAGAGCGAGAGTTTCAGCCAGACACAGCCATTCGCCCGATTCTGGATGCACAACGGCTTGTTGAGTATCAATGAGGACAAGATGAGCAAGTCGATCGGCAATGTGATAACGGTGAGCGAGGCGCTCAGCCGGTTCTCGCCGCCAGCGTTACGTCTGTTCTTCCTCAGCTCGCATTACCGCAGTCCGCTTGTGTACAGTACTCAGAACATCAACGCGCAGGAACGCGCTATCGAGCGCATCCGCAACGCCGCCGCGCCTAGAGACGGCAGCGCGAACGGCGAAGTGCTGGACGCGTCGAAATACAGAAGTGTGTTCGTTGAGGCGATGGACGACGACTTCAGCACGCCGCGTGCGCTGGCGGCAATCTTCGACCTGTCACGCGAGATTAACCGCGCCGCCGAACAAAGCAAGGATGTGTCCGCAGCGCAGCAGACGCTCCGCGAGCTGGTTGACATACTTGGCATAGACATCGAACATCAAGCCGAGGACTCCGGCGGCGACATTGCGCCATTCGTGGAGCTGCTAGTGGACATCCGTGCCGAACTTCGATCCGCAAAGCAGTTCGCCCTTGCCGACAAGATTCGCGACGAGCTTACGGAGCGAGGCGTAACACTCGAAGACTCCAGCAGCGGCACGGAATGGCGGTACAGAGCGCCATCTCAGGCCGGCTAG
- the secG gene encoding preprotein translocase subunit SecG, whose protein sequence is MAWSNWLNIVQIAISIILVTIILLQVRGQGTGLFGAAEGSFRTRRGIERVLFQFTIAMVVVFIAVSILSVRFA, encoded by the coding sequence ATGGCTTGGTCAAACTGGTTAAACATAGTTCAAATAGCAATATCCATCATACTCGTAACGATAATCCTGCTGCAGGTTCGCGGACAAGGCACAGGCCTGTTCGGCGCCGCAGAAGGCTCGTTCCGCACGCGTCGCGGCATTGAACGCGTGCTATTCCAATTTACCATCGCAATGGTCGTCGTTTTCATAGCCGTCTCCATACTAAGCGTCAGATTCGCCTAA
- a CDS encoding FAD-binding oxidoreductase — MAEPQRNGIASDLRRILGSGSVADQPASMSRYTGDALGPYRAFSAADRLRATPSVVVFPDSARQISRVLRYAQQQSVPVVPYGGGTGVFGAATPIEGCIVLSLDRLNGILDISPQDFTARLQAGVVLDNAARALHGKNMLLGHDPWSRPIATVGGAISTDGVGYTAARYGSMGEQVLGVEAVLADGEIIRARANAKPTNGLPLQHLLIGMEGTFGVVSEATLRIFPQPQTRLIAGVDFLTFEAGFHAICRLYAEGMRPTMIDYGTDADIANSPESDSSPADEDATLYIAFEGFTEDVRTQWQKTLDICREYDGIEGSREEALAFWHNRHAPGERYKRSVLQSANPVEARRDAASARVDYLHVALPTSRVLDYRKRCMGIFANNGVKVREWSIWARPEFLSFLIAQEQDAQTDDYAGDMGQVVDAVLSLAQRMGGSMEYCHGVGLKLAHLAESEHGSGLQIMRRLKRVIDSNNILNPGKLLG; from the coding sequence ATGGCTGAGCCACAGCGCAACGGCATCGCGTCGGACCTGCGGCGCATCCTGGGTTCTGGCAGTGTTGCCGATCAACCTGCCAGCATGAGCCGATATACCGGCGATGCGCTTGGACCTTATCGCGCGTTCAGTGCTGCAGACCGGCTTCGCGCAACGCCTAGCGTCGTCGTGTTCCCCGATAGCGCACGACAAATCTCACGCGTCCTGCGTTATGCGCAGCAGCAAAGTGTGCCCGTCGTCCCATACGGCGGCGGCACCGGCGTGTTCGGCGCGGCGACGCCAATCGAAGGCTGCATCGTGCTCAGCCTTGACCGCCTGAACGGCATTCTCGATATTTCACCGCAGGACTTCACGGCGCGATTGCAAGCAGGCGTAGTGCTGGACAACGCGGCGCGCGCATTGCACGGCAAAAACATGCTGCTCGGACACGATCCTTGGAGCCGCCCGATTGCGACCGTCGGCGGGGCGATTTCCACGGATGGCGTAGGATACACTGCCGCGCGTTACGGTTCGATGGGCGAGCAAGTGCTAGGCGTTGAGGCGGTGCTCGCGGACGGCGAGATTATTCGCGCGCGCGCCAATGCCAAGCCGACTAACGGGCTGCCCTTGCAGCACCTGCTCATCGGGATGGAAGGCACTTTCGGAGTCGTCAGTGAGGCTACCTTGCGCATCTTTCCTCAGCCGCAAACGCGCCTTATCGCGGGCGTGGACTTCCTCACATTCGAGGCGGGCTTCCACGCAATCTGCCGCCTGTACGCTGAAGGCATGCGTCCCACGATGATCGACTATGGCACCGATGCGGACATCGCCAATTCTCCTGAATCCGATTCTTCACCGGCGGACGAAGATGCGACTTTGTACATCGCGTTCGAGGGCTTCACGGAAGATGTGCGAACGCAGTGGCAGAAAACTCTGGACATTTGCCGCGAATACGACGGCATCGAGGGCAGCCGCGAAGAAGCGCTGGCATTCTGGCATAACAGACACGCGCCCGGCGAACGATACAAGCGAAGTGTACTGCAAAGCGCCAATCCCGTAGAGGCTCGGCGAGATGCAGCATCGGCGCGGGTGGATTACCTGCATGTCGCGCTGCCGACCTCCCGCGTGCTTGACTATCGCAAGCGTTGCATGGGCATATTCGCCAATAACGGCGTGAAGGTACGCGAGTGGTCGATATGGGCGCGCCCGGAGTTCTTATCGTTCCTCATAGCGCAAGAACAGGACGCGCAGACTGATGATTATGCCGGAGACATGGGGCAGGTCGTGGATGCCGTGCTGTCGCTGGCGCAGCGAATGGGCGGCTCAATGGAATACTGCCACGGCGTCGGGCTAAAGCTGGCACATCTTGCTGAGTCAGAGCATGGCAGCGGACTGCAAATTATGCGCCGACTAAAGCGGGTGATAGACTCGAACAACATCCTCAATCCGGGCAAGTTACTGGGCTAA
- the ispD gene encoding 2-C-methyl-D-erythritol 4-phosphate cytidylyltransferase, translating into MSSESDGGAHIGAVVLAAGDSNRMQGIDKIFYPLGGVPLVWRSIATFLAHPMIEDIVLVTSASNMGRAVEVIAENGAGGVVKVCEGGERRQDSVNRGLRLLDDCEYIVVHDGARPFVSEDMIDRGIAESKECGAAIAAVPVKDTIKMSNKIPDGEHTVAQTLPRDRLWAVQTPQIFRATLLAEAHQRVSHMVTDDASMIEAIGNPVRLFHGSYYNIKVTTPEDLLFANAIVAGGLSNIDRTVNTVSAAQSGSGE; encoded by the coding sequence ATGTCCAGCGAGAGCGACGGCGGCGCGCATATTGGCGCGGTGGTGCTTGCGGCGGGCGACAGCAACCGGATGCAGGGCATCGACAAGATTTTTTACCCGCTCGGAGGCGTACCTCTGGTATGGCGTAGCATTGCGACATTCCTGGCGCATCCGATGATCGAAGACATCGTTCTTGTAACATCAGCGTCTAACATGGGGCGGGCAGTGGAAGTGATTGCTGAGAATGGCGCAGGCGGCGTTGTCAAAGTGTGCGAGGGCGGCGAGCGCAGGCAAGATTCGGTGAATAGAGGATTGCGGTTGCTGGACGATTGCGAGTACATCGTAGTACACGACGGCGCGCGGCCGTTTGTCAGCGAGGATATGATAGACAGGGGCATAGCGGAATCTAAGGAGTGCGGCGCGGCGATTGCAGCAGTGCCTGTCAAGGACACTATCAAGATGTCCAACAAGATTCCCGATGGCGAGCATACGGTAGCGCAGACACTGCCCAGAGACCGGCTGTGGGCAGTGCAGACGCCGCAGATATTCCGAGCAACGCTGCTCGCAGAGGCGCACCAGCGAGTTTCGCATATGGTTACGGACGACGCATCGATGATCGAGGCTATCGGCAATCCTGTAAGGCTGTTCCACGGTTCGTATTACAACATCAAGGTAACCACTCCGGAAGACCTGCTATTCGCAAATGCCATCGTTGCCGGCGGGCTTTCCAATATCGATAGAACCGTCAACACCGTCAGCGCGGCGCAGTCAGGAAGCGGCGAATGA
- a CDS encoding 2-C-methyl-D-erythritol 2,4-cyclodiphosphate synthase, whose product MTTRSGIGFDVHPLVEGRALVLGGVTIPYARGLAGHSDGDGLIHAIIDAMLGAAALGDIGTHFAPGDARYKGIASSELLTATISLLRGKRWRVTFVDATIIAERPILRPHIGDLRHTLAAILHLDVDCVSVKATTTDGLGFVGRGEGIGTLAIATIERIA is encoded by the coding sequence ATGACCACGCGATCCGGTATCGGCTTCGACGTTCACCCGCTTGTCGAAGGGCGCGCGCTGGTGCTTGGCGGCGTTACGATTCCGTACGCTCGCGGACTTGCCGGGCATAGCGACGGCGACGGGCTGATTCACGCCATCATTGACGCGATGCTGGGCGCGGCGGCGCTCGGCGACATCGGCACTCACTTCGCGCCGGGGGATGCAAGATACAAGGGCATTGCGAGCAGCGAACTGCTGACAGCGACCATCTCGCTGCTGCGCGGCAAGCGTTGGCGCGTAACCTTTGTTGATGCTACAATAATCGCCGAGCGCCCTATCTTGAGACCGCACATCGGCGACCTTCGCCATACGCTTGCCGCAATATTGCACCTCGATGTGGACTGCGTCAGCGTCAAGGCGACGACGACGGACGGTTTGGGCTTCGTCGGGCGCGGCGAAGGTATCGGCACTCTGGCAATTGCAACGATTGAACGGATAGCATGA